The Maridesulfovibrio hydrothermalis AM13 = DSM 14728 DNA window CATCTTCAGCTTCAGCTCGTGCTTTTATTGCACTTGCTGTTTCAATTTTGCTTTGTTCGCTAAGTTTGTTGGCCTCGCTGATTTTTTCTTTAAGGCTTACAACCATTTGTTCAAGTGATTCTTTGAGTATTGCCATTTCCCCTTTAAATATGCCTTTTATAGAGCTGTTCAGGTCTCCTGAGGCTATTTTGCTGGAGAAGTCTACTAAGCTGCTTAGGGGCGTCTTGAGTCCTCTTTGAAGGATGAATATGCATAATCCTGCTGCTATAGCTATAAATATAATGGTGGCAAATCTGGTTTTGTTTTGAACGCTGCTGATTGTTGATTCAAATTCATCTTTCTGGTGTTGAACCATAACTTCGATATTATCGATGTAAACCCCCATCCCGAGAATCCAGCCCCAAGGCTTGAACTGCTTTACGTATGAAAGCTTGGGGGCGTCCTTGCCAGTGGCGGGATTTTCCCACCAGTACTTAATGTAGCCGGCACCGTTATTGTTTTGAACCTTGCGTACCATTTCAATAAAGAGTTTTTTGCCTTTGCTGTCAGTTACGCCTGATACATTTTTTCCGTTCAGCACAGGTTTAATGGGATGCATGATCATTTTAGGGGTGGAGTCGTTGATCCAGAAATATTTGTCTTTGCCGATGCGCATTTTTGCAACTTGCGCAAGGGCTTCTTTTTTCATCTGGGCAGTAATGTCTTCGACCCACGAACCTGTTCCGACTATCCAGCCAAGTTCAGGTATAAGTTTTACGTATGAAATCTTCAGCTTCGGTTTTTTCTCACCGGGACGCGGCCAGAGATAGGCAAGTGTGCCAGCTCCTTTTTCCCGGGCTATCTTGGTCATGTCTTTAATAAAATATACGCCCTGTGAATCTTTCAAACCTGACAGATCTTTGCCGAGAAGAGTTTTTTTAGGGTGGACGACCATCCTGTTTTCAAGATCATTGATCCAGAGGTAGTTATTTTGTCCGTACCTTGCGCCGTCAACAACCATTTTAACCCGTTCCCTGACAACTTCATCTGGAAGGATTCCATTAAATCTGGTGTAAACCGACTGTGCCTGAGCCGTCACAGTGTCAACTATCTGCTTAAGTGATTCCATTTCATGTTTTTTAAGGGCTTCTACATCAAGAGACCGGTCATAGTATGATTTGACAACACTGTAGGCCAGATTAACTGAGTCTTTCAGTTTGTTTTTTTCTTCATTTTCAATTTCAATCCGATATTCATCGGAACGGTTGTTGATAAAAATATCCATGTTATATTCCGTAAACACGGAAAAAAAGAGTCCCTCAAGGGCCAGAGCAGTAACGATAAGTATTGTAGTTTTTACTGCGATTGATTGCAGCGGCGATATTTTTTTCATATGGCTCCCCCTGTTTGGCTCTTGGTTCATACTAGTGTGCATTGTAGAGAAGTGTCAGTAGCATAACGGGAATTATCTTCTTGTCTGGTATGAATTTTACGTACGTTGCTACCCTGATAAATAAATATAGCATGAAAAGTTACTTTATTAAACAGTTGTTCACCGTAAAAAAGCGGCCCCTTTTGAAGGAGGCCGCTTTTAAGATTTGTTTACGTTTTTATTTTCAGGACTGCATGTTGTTGATGAGCTTTTTGATTTTAGATGCCAGCTTTGCCACTTCTGAAATGGCCTGAGCAGACTGGATTGTGGTTTCAGCGGCCTCGGCGGAGATTACGTTGATTTCCTCCGTTGCCCGACTGATTTGTTCACTGGTGGCAGACTGCTGTTCTGCGGCAGTTGCGATTCCGTGGATCTGGTCGGCGGAAATTTCAACCATGTGGACAATCTCGTCTAGAGCATCACCGGATTTGGCAACCAGATCAGTTGATTCAACGATTGATTCAACTGCGTGTTCTGTGGCTGTTATGTTCACTTTGGTACTGTTTTGGATGGAGGATATAGCGTTTCCAACCTCTTTGGTGGCATCCATTGTTTTTTCTGCCAGTTTGCGGACTTCATCTGCAACAACGGCAAACCCGCGTCCTGCTTCGCCGGCTCTGGCAGCTTCAATAGCTGCGTTGAGGGCCAGAAGGTTAGTCTGGTCGGCAATGTCGGTAATAACATTCATGACTTTGCCTATGGAATTGGT harbors:
- a CDS encoding methyl-accepting chemotaxis protein; protein product: MKKISPLQSIAVKTTILIVTALALEGLFFSVFTEYNMDIFINNRSDEYRIEIENEEKNKLKDSVNLAYSVVKSYYDRSLDVEALKKHEMESLKQIVDTVTAQAQSVYTRFNGILPDEVVRERVKMVVDGARYGQNNYLWINDLENRMVVHPKKTLLGKDLSGLKDSQGVYFIKDMTKIAREKGAGTLAYLWPRPGEKKPKLKISYVKLIPELGWIVGTGSWVEDITAQMKKEALAQVAKMRIGKDKYFWINDSTPKMIMHPIKPVLNGKNVSGVTDSKGKKLFIEMVRKVQNNNGAGYIKYWWENPATGKDAPKLSYVKQFKPWGWILGMGVYIDNIEVMVQHQKDEFESTISSVQNKTRFATIIFIAIAAGLCIFILQRGLKTPLSSLVDFSSKIASGDLNSSIKGIFKGEMAILKESLEQMVVSLKEKISEANKLSEQSKIETASAIKARAEAEDAKRQAEQAQVQGMHDAADMLEGLVNDLSSASEELSAQVDEVARGTDTQQQRISETAVAMEEMNATVMEVARNAAEAADSAEQTKQNAENGSTIVDKSVDAILTVNQQSEILKSNMDKLGSQAEAIGTVMNVITDIADQTNLLALNAAIEAARAGEAGRGFAVVADEVRKLAEKTMDATKEVGIAISNIQSGASRNIESVENVTGAVGKATEFANDSKKSLTHILELVDATTDQVRSIATASEEQSNASEEINKAVEDIKIVSSETAEGMSQANQAIAELARLSSDLQQLMNKLRDTD